A part of Helicobacter fennelliae genomic DNA contains:
- a CDS encoding TetR/AcrR family transcriptional regulator, which yields MSEETRRAILQAGLEHFALIGFDATSTRAIAKSANANLSAISYHFGGKEGLYKAVLQSCFQSLLTILDSAPTEPKARLTYCATHLAKLHQEKPLILKIALQNMIEHKDFMQEELHANQQILMKFFAQIFEAGKQSGQFRQNLDTKSATIAFAGIIHFYFITNKPDSFALEPMHYIKYALEVFFHGIEDR from the coding sequence TTGAGCGAGGAGACAAGGAGAGCGATTTTGCAAGCAGGATTAGAACATTTTGCGCTTATTGGGTTTGACGCTACTTCAACTCGCGCAATCGCCAAAAGTGCAAACGCTAATCTTTCGGCTATTTCCTATCATTTTGGTGGCAAAGAAGGCTTATATAAAGCGGTTTTGCAATCATGCTTCCAATCTCTTTTGACAATCTTAGATTCTGCGCCAACAGAGCCAAAAGCACGGCTTACATACTGCGCGACTCATCTTGCCAAACTCCACCAAGAAAAGCCTTTGATCCTCAAAATCGCTCTGCAAAATATGATCGAGCACAAAGATTTTATGCAAGAGGAATTGCACGCTAATCAACAAATTTTGATGAAGTTTTTTGCGCAAATCTTTGAGGCAGGCAAGCAAAGCGGACAATTTCGCCAAAATCTTGACACAAAAAGCGCAACTATCGCTTTTGCAGGTATAATCCATTTTTATTTCATCACGAATAAGCCAGATTCATTTGCATTAGAGCCGATGCACTATATCAAATACGCACTTGAGGTGTTTTTTCATGGTATTGAGGATAGATAG
- a CDS encoding acyltransferase produces the protein MNLKVSQIRDISHGENFCAIEPVNLYECTFGNQVFVGPFVEIQNNVSIGDFCRIQSHSFICALTRIGSHCFIGHGVVFINDLFEHGAPNSDPNQWRGAHVGDYVSIGSNATILPVRICDHVVIGAGSVVTKDIVDSGIYAGNPARKIRDLDSRI, from the coding sequence TTGAATCTCAAAGTCTCGCAAATCCGCGATATAAGCCATGGAGAGAATTTTTGCGCGATTGAGCCTGTGAATTTGTATGAATGCACTTTTGGTAATCAAGTCTTTGTGGGTCCTTTTGTCGAAATCCAAAATAATGTATCTATCGGGGATTTTTGCAGAATCCAAAGCCATAGTTTTATCTGCGCTCTTACGCGCATTGGTAGCCATTGCTTCATCGGGCATGGGGTGGTGTTTATCAATGACTTATTTGAGCATGGCGCGCCAAATAGCGATCCTAATCAATGGAGGGGGGCGCATGTTGGCGATTATGTCAGCATTGGAAGCAATGCGACAATTTTGCCGGTGCGAATTTGCGATCATGTTGTTATTGGCGCAGGAAGCGTAGTAACAAAAGACATTGTAGATTCTGGGATTTATGCTGGGAATCCAGCTCGGAAAATAAGAGATTTAGATTCTAGAATCTAA